One stretch of Miscanthus floridulus cultivar M001 chromosome 18, ASM1932011v1, whole genome shotgun sequence DNA includes these proteins:
- the LOC136519884 gene encoding uncharacterized protein has translation MANAPQADEPTELIAAPAVPLGHVQRRLLDASLILVTGGWLVLINYTISNRDGNAAHALVGLALLLLGVFLIELSLVADQFPGAARVGAAVADAVLFYFLAPAN, from the coding sequence ATGGCCAACGCGCCTCAGGCCGACGAGCCGACGGAGCTGATCGCGGCCCCCGCCGTGCCCCTCGGACACGTTCAGCGCCGCCTCCTGGACGCGAGCCTCATCCTCGTGACCGGCGGCTGGCTCGTCCTCATCAACTACACCATCAGCAACCGCGACGGGAACGCCGCGCACGCGCTCGTCGGCCTCGCGCTTCTGCTACTCGGCGTCTTCCTCATCGAGCTGTCACTGGTGGCCGACCAGTTCCCGGGAGCAGCAAGGGTTGGCGCCGCAGTGGCCGACGCCGTCCTCTTCTACTTCTTGGCGCCGGCGAACTAG